From the genome of Pelobates fuscus isolate aPelFus1 chromosome 11, aPelFus1.pri, whole genome shotgun sequence:
CCCCTGGGGGTAAGTCACATTCTTAAAATATGCGGTTTGTACTCAACACAACAGACATTTTAATACAATACCAATTCTCGTAGCTGCCAAAAACCAGCTTCAACCGGGATGTTAAATATTGCTTGTATTTTAGGCATGACTTAACCCCCTGCGTTAGAGTGCAGCCTTCCTGTGTTCCCTCTCATCCCCTGATTGGTATGAACCTGCGCTAATCAGTCTGAATGTGGGAGATGGTTACTGTGTACCAGCGACTGATAATGACTCTCGCATGTCCAGGTCTTTCTCTGTTGTAATCGTCACACACTTTGTGACCTAGAAACATGCTATATCATTGTCCTGTAGTTTCTCGCTTTCAGTATTTTTTCAATGCAAGTTCaacaataattttattatttttgtaattgtaaTGCTAATCAGAGCAATGGCAAATATGTATTTTCTTCTCACTTAAATTAACTTGTTTCATTTTatgctttttattattaaattccaATTTTTAGTCATTTATTTGTGGGCTGTCTGTCCTGCAGTACGTTATAAAATTGCAGtgtattttgttttcctttttagtttgtttttgtttcagttttttgttctgtttaattAGTCACAGGAGCGTCTTGGTTTTTAATcaatatttatttcaaatgacAAAACCTGGCAAAAACTGTCTGACTTTACACTCCATTTACTCAATCTGGACCCTGGATTTCATTCTAAGCCTCGCATAATATCCAGTGAATTCAAAAGAATTTCAGACCGTTAACAGTTAGATACACGATTCTGGTTAATATTTGGAACTGTACTTGTCTCGGATACGACCTTCTGAATTGATGAGGATGAATTTGTGTCTGGTAAAATGACCTGTCCATGTACCCAGCACGTTACCGTGTCTCATATCATGACATGTAAGCGTACATTCTGTAGCTGCCTTATCCAGTCTTACAATACATATGCTACACACAAATGCTGTTAATATGCATCAAAATAATCCTTGCgctaaaaaactaaacttttataCGTTTTGTTATTACTGTGTTTATTTAAAGGCAGCTGGTTAGCAGAATTCTAGGATGAACTCACTATTCTAATACACTTTACATATTATGATTATTATGCTATTTCTACTTTCTCATGGAGAATTCACTTGTATAATCACAGTCATTTTTGTACTGTAATAGTCTGTTTTATGGAAATAATACAGATTTGTATGCTTTGAATGCCTTAAGTGTCTTGTAAGGCTACATTTTTGTGTCATTGGGTTCGTTTTGTTCTGTGAGGACAAAGCTGGGGTTATCATAGCCTttatttgcctttgtcctggctTCCTTCTCATTGTAGAGACAAAAAGCGCAGTGTGGAGTATTCACCTCCACTGTTTTACTGAAGTTGGAAAAATCTATGCGATATTTGCCTTCCTTGGTTTTGGATACAATGGGTGCAAAACGATACCCCCAGAAAACCTCGTCAGGGGTGTAGGATGTGCGCACTTGGCAAGTAGCACTCGTTGCTTCCACGGTTCCATCTAAGAAAACCACAAGTTCAAATTCATGTTGCATTAAGGTATCGGATGACATTTCAAAGAACGGACTGGTTTTATCAATTACGTGATAGATGGTCAGTGGGGAGACAAAAAATAGATTTTCATTTCCCGCATCCACAATAAATTCAATATTAACTTGGTCCAAGATAATGGTTTCTCCTTCAGGTGTAACTGTGGTTTTCATTAGTTTACCGTAGATGTGACCGCCGATTAATAAGCTCTTCCTGAGGTTGGCCACTCTGATAAGTAGGCAGAGCTTTCCGGCCCTTTTGCTGATGACTGCATATTTGCTGAAAGTGATGGTTTTACCTCTTTTCTTGGGTCGTGAAATTTTGGCCAGGATAGCTCCACACATGAACGAGTTAATTATGACTCCCAGAATGGATTGAATGATCAGTAGGAAAATTGCCATGCCGCATTGCTCGGTCACACATCGGAATCCATAGCCAATAGTTACCTGCGTTTCAAGAGAGAAGAGAAAGGATGAAGTCATCCCGTTAATATTTTCTACACATGGAGTGTGGTTTATAGGTGGATTAAACTCTGGAAGGTCCTTGTGTAAGTACGCTACTGCGTACCAGAGCAAGCCAAATAGAAACCAGCTTCCAAGAAACGCTGAAATAAAAACGGTCATCTTATATCTCCATCTGAGGTCCAGGATTGTAGTCCAAATGTCGGCCAAGAAGGCTAGTCTTGATTGTTCTTCTACGTTGCCAAATTCAATATTACATCTCCCGTCCTTTGAGACAAGCCTGGACTTGGACCTTCTTTTTTTGGgccataaaaaaatgtttaatatcaTTCGTAAGAAGGAATTCATTCTGCTGGGAGGCCAATGTCACCTAGAAAAGAAGACATAAGGAcagaaatttaagaaaaaaacattttttttctgtttgtttttttactcttCTTCTCCAACGAAAATAAACTATGGCTCCCATAAATCCCTGTTTTACAGCCTTTCAGGATAATGCATGATGACATATAGTTTTACTCTGAAATAATAATGTCAGGGCTTCTGAGTATCTAACACCTGTCCTTTACATTCTCTAGACGGTATCTGTGTTTCTCTGATTAagaagaacttaaaaaaaaaaaaaatctaaaaaaaaattaaagattaaaaaatatatatatttttgcatacaaatatttataattttttgctAGACTCTTACTGATAGCATAACAGTAAAGACAGCATGCATGTTTTCTATTAACCATTGTGTGGGCCTCTGTCTCAAGTCACCATAGTCTGCCATGAATACATTTACTTCAGGGCTGTATCATGTTAAATTTGGGCCTAAAAATGCTTGgggttctatttatttttattgtatgtttctAAGTGTCAACATTAACATGGGATTCCCATGTGACCATTTCTTAAAACTCAGTGTAGGTCAAATTTATATCCATCTAGTCGGACTACGGGtgtatgtaacacacacacacacacacacacacacacacacattatatatatatatatatatattgattaatacatataattataCATTTAGCTCAGAGGAGAGTCCATTCTTTCTTTATTATCCAATCATTATTAGTTAGGGGCCTggtgtttgtttttaataattattgATTAGGggcctgatattttttttattttttttttttatttttattattattattattattttttattcgagGCTAGGAAGGTATGGAGAGCCAGAGGCACCAAACTGATAAGGCTACAGATGTAAAGGCAGCCTAAACCAAAGGTGGAATTAAATCTCCTCCGAAGGGGTAAATGTAAATAGTTTCTGCTGATTGTAGATATCCATTCTGTGAACTTTGTTTTAAAAGAGAATAAAGATAACAAATGAATATGCTAGATTAAATACCAGTGGTGTAACGGAATAGAGTTTTTATTGGGTAAAACCTCCCATGATCACATTGGACACATTAACAAGTGAATTATTAACCACGTTAGTGGTTCCTGATTGGTGAAGGTTAAATGCTAATTGAAATTCTTGTATACCTTAATCTATAATTGTCTATGATCACATGGAAAGTTCCGTGTACAAACATGAAAACGGAGACTCGTGGTAAAAGGGTTTAGAAACCTGCGCTGCCCAGTACGCATTGCCAAATGTTAGTTTGTTGTTTTACATTTTCAAACAAAGCTTAATCATCACAGTCACTCTTATTAGCAGTCTTTGTGTAAGTCTGGGAaatgatacattttttatatactgtatctAAATATACTGAAACTtaatccccattattttacttaggCCAGGTGTTTGTttgtaaaagaataaaaataatttacattttctaAAATTGGAATCTGGTGTTGAGTGAGTGTCCTGAATTCTGTGACAatgtatatacactgatcagccacaagatTAAAGCTGCAGTGGCAGTCACAGGCTAATATGGGGATCATATTGGAGGTCATATTGAGGCAacctaggggcatttggggataaGTAGGGGGACAATCCGATCTAGTGGCGTcagggtttaaaataaataaataaaatagatgtgGCCATGACGGCGCCAATTTAAACCCACTTACAGGGgaagtgaatagcattgattatattCTTACAATGGGGTGGGGTATATTAGGCCGTGGGTCACTGAGAGGGCAAGGCTGGAACTTGTATAAGAAGAGTAAAAATGAAATTGTATCACTTTATGTTTTAAGACGTCTGTTAGGATATGTTCTTTGtgcattttatctttttatatgaGGCATGTGTTATAAAATGCATGCTTGttcgtttttaaaagtttttttattgtGTGAGTAGGTATTGTATCGGCAGAAGGCGCACCCATGTCTTGTCGTTAGATGTGATACAATCTTATTGCCTCTAAAGCAGACCTGTCTGTGATATTCAGCTATCCTGACTTTCTGTTTCTTTGTTTAGAGTTTTTCATTTCAAATATGTTTTTACCTGGAATCCATTGGCTTGGGATCTATATATACAGCACTTTACAGCAGGCTTAGTGcgctttaagcaccaaaacaactgtagcttaattaaGTAGGCTTTGGTGTATAAATTGTGCACCTGCAGCTTTAATCACTCTCTTTAATAATGACTCCATGGTGTACATATTAAATGACAATGAATGAATAATTTCTATATGGCTT
Proteins encoded in this window:
- the KCNJ1 gene encoding ATP-sensitive inward rectifier potassium channel 1; this encodes MNSFLRMILNIFLWPKKRRSKSRLVSKDGRCNIEFGNVEEQSRLAFLADIWTTILDLRWRYKMTVFISAFLGSWFLFGLLWYAVAYLHKDLPEFNPPINHTPCVENINGMTSSFLFSLETQVTIGYGFRCVTEQCGMAIFLLIIQSILGVIINSFMCGAILAKISRPKKRGKTITFSKYAVISKRAGKLCLLIRVANLRKSLLIGGHIYGKLMKTTVTPEGETIILDQVNIEFIVDAGNENLFFVSPLTIYHVIDKTSPFFEMSSDTLMQHEFELVVFLDGTVEATSATCQVRTSYTPDEVFWGYRFAPIVSKTKEGKYRIDFSNFSKTVEVNTPHCAFCLYNEKEARTKANKGYDNPSFVLTEQNEPNDTKM